From one Nitrospira sp. MA-1 genomic stretch:
- a CDS encoding alkaline phosphatase family protein: MNQPARVVFIGLDAAEASLIHLWMEEGVMPNLAAFSRNALQGVSANSSGIYTGSVWPSFHTGLQPGRHGRYFYRQLEQGTYKTSAFPANRLPVAPFWDQLDRHQRKVAIVDLPKAPLVKLESGIQLCDWGMHDPDGPPCSSPTTLAPEITARFGKEPVGLCDLAMRNWAGVAGLRAKLIERTQRKTDIILDLLGRKSWDLFATVYAESHCAGHQFWSLHDPSHPDHDAYLLQTLGGDPLRDIYGAIDQGIGQVLAAAGSEAHVIVLASHGMGAHYDGTFMLDEILRRLEGITTDGGRGTLRKLQALWQKTPENLRSRLMPLSDRFYDSWVGRDRSARKCFLVPTNDNCAGIRINLIGREPKGMVQPGTEFHVFCNSLVSDLTKIINVETGKPLVREVLRTAEEFPGKYQSALPDLLVLWDRTAPIRKVASEKIGNLEREYSGIRTGDHRNHGRFYARGPGIAAGNLSDAVNITDFAPTIAAMLNVDLLDVDGKPIPSLCAIHPTKH; this comes from the coding sequence ATGAACCAGCCGGCCCGTGTAGTATTCATCGGTCTTGATGCTGCCGAGGCTAGCCTTATCCATTTGTGGATGGAAGAAGGCGTGATGCCAAACCTGGCGGCATTTTCACGTAATGCACTTCAAGGCGTGTCGGCCAATTCCTCTGGCATCTATACCGGCAGTGTCTGGCCATCCTTTCACACCGGACTCCAACCAGGTCGGCATGGTCGTTACTTTTATCGCCAGCTTGAGCAAGGTACGTATAAGACTTCTGCGTTCCCCGCAAACCGGTTACCTGTGGCCCCGTTCTGGGATCAGTTGGACCGTCATCAGCGCAAAGTGGCCATTGTCGATTTACCCAAGGCACCGCTAGTAAAACTTGAATCGGGAATACAACTCTGTGACTGGGGTATGCATGATCCTGACGGACCGCCCTGTAGTTCACCTACCACGCTAGCCCCTGAGATCACGGCTCGCTTTGGCAAGGAGCCGGTTGGACTCTGTGACCTTGCGATGCGCAACTGGGCAGGTGTTGCTGGACTGCGTGCAAAACTCATTGAACGAACCCAACGAAAAACGGATATTATACTGGATCTGCTGGGTCGCAAGTCCTGGGACCTATTTGCAACAGTCTACGCCGAATCGCACTGCGCTGGACATCAATTCTGGTCCCTGCACGACCCGTCACATCCTGACCATGACGCCTACCTTTTGCAGACACTCGGTGGTGATCCGTTACGCGATATTTACGGGGCCATCGATCAAGGTATCGGCCAAGTCCTTGCTGCAGCCGGATCGGAAGCGCATGTTATAGTGCTCGCAAGTCACGGTATGGGCGCACATTACGACGGCACGTTCATGCTGGATGAAATCTTGCGGCGATTGGAAGGCATCACCACTGATGGGGGTAGGGGAACCCTCAGAAAGCTGCAAGCACTCTGGCAAAAGACGCCCGAAAATCTGCGTTCCCGTCTCATGCCGCTCTCTGATCGATTTTATGATAGCTGGGTCGGTCGCGACCGCAGTGCCCGTAAGTGTTTTCTTGTCCCAACGAATGACAATTGCGCGGGTATTCGCATCAATTTAATTGGCCGGGAACCTAAGGGAATGGTGCAACCCGGCACTGAATTTCACGTCTTCTGCAATTCCCTTGTGTCCGACCTGACCAAGATTATTAATGTGGAGACGGGTAAACCATTGGTTCGCGAAGTGTTGCGCACAGCTGAGGAATTTCCAGGCAAGTATCAGAGCGCTCTTCCCGACCTGTTGGTACTTTGGGATCGGACAGCACCGATTCGGAAAGTGGCATCTGAGAAAATCGGAAATTTGGAAAGAGAGTATAGTGGTATACGTACAGGCGACCACCGCAATCACGGCAGGTTCTATGCGCGCGGTCCTGGTATAGCTGCGGGCAACCTCTCTGATGCTGTGAATATTACAGATTTTGCCCCCACCATCGCTGCGATGCTGAACGTTGATCTCTTGGATGTAGATGGTAAGCCTATACCTTCCCTATGCGCCATACATCCAACAAAACACTAG